In one Janibacter cremeus genomic region, the following are encoded:
- a CDS encoding IclR family transcriptional regulator has translation MTASHASEAGTAGRGGLGTVRNAVRLLELLGEGPAYQQLTDLAERSGMSVPTVHRLLRSLVLADLVVQDPRSSRYGLGPELARLSSHYLSRLPLLGALSPYLSQLRDQLERTIHVEILVHGEVIYVDRVDGTERGPYRDAHRVVPALSCAGGRLLAARAADDEVWQRSVDRAETHDREAATDEARACWAVADHLALTPQDPTLPPEVAVPVVDGQGATVAVLAANIDDPGDEPRVRAVAGQLGRAARAAGRTLGHA, from the coding sequence GTGACCGCATCCCACGCGTCCGAGGCCGGGACGGCCGGCCGGGGTGGCCTCGGGACGGTGCGCAACGCCGTGCGGCTGCTCGAGCTCCTCGGCGAGGGGCCCGCCTACCAGCAGCTGACCGACCTCGCCGAGCGGTCGGGCATGTCGGTCCCGACGGTGCACCGCTTGCTGCGATCACTCGTCCTCGCCGACCTCGTCGTCCAGGACCCGCGCTCCTCCCGCTACGGGTTGGGTCCGGAGCTGGCCCGGTTGTCGAGCCACTACCTCTCCCGGCTGCCCCTCCTCGGGGCGCTCAGCCCCTACCTGTCGCAGCTGCGTGACCAGCTCGAGCGCACGATCCACGTGGAGATCCTCGTCCACGGTGAGGTCATCTACGTCGACCGCGTCGACGGCACCGAGCGGGGCCCCTACCGGGACGCCCACCGGGTGGTGCCGGCGCTGTCGTGCGCGGGTGGGCGGCTGCTCGCTGCACGCGCGGCCGACGACGAGGTGTGGCAACGCTCCGTGGACCGGGCGGAGACGCACGACCGGGAGGCGGCCACCGACGAGGCCCGGGCCTGCTGGGCCGTGGCCGACCACCTCGCCCTGACACCGCAGGATCCGACGCTGCCCCCGGAGGTGGCGGTGCCGGTGGTCGACGGGCAGGGTGCCACGGTCGCCGTCCTGGCGGCGAACATCGACGATCCCGGCGACGAGCCCCGCGTCAGGGCCGTGGCGGGTCAGCTCGGTCGAGCCGCGCGTGCGGCAGGAAGGACGCTCGGCCATGCCTGA
- the dapB gene encoding 4-hydroxy-tetrahydrodipicolinate reductase → MTTKVAVIGAAGRMGSTACDAVEAAEDLELVGRYDDGDDLGDLGGAEVAIDFTVLSASEGNVRHCVAHGVHVVVGTSGWTDAKAEELRGDVEAADGVGVLIAPNFAIGAVLMMQFAKQAARFYESVEVIELHHPRKVDAPSGTATRTAELIGAAREEAGLGPVPDATTDDPGGARGTQVEGVPVHAVRLRGLVAHQEVLLGNEGEMLTLRHDSFDRVSFMPGVLAGVREIGKHPGVTVGLEHVLGL, encoded by the coding sequence ATGACGACGAAGGTGGCAGTGATCGGCGCGGCAGGGCGCATGGGTTCCACGGCATGCGACGCGGTGGAGGCGGCCGAGGACCTCGAGCTCGTCGGCCGCTATGACGACGGGGACGACCTCGGCGACCTCGGCGGTGCCGAGGTCGCCATCGACTTCACGGTGCTGTCCGCCAGCGAGGGCAATGTGCGCCACTGCGTCGCGCATGGCGTCCACGTCGTCGTCGGCACCTCGGGCTGGACCGACGCCAAGGCCGAGGAGCTGCGCGGCGACGTCGAGGCGGCGGACGGCGTCGGCGTGCTCATTGCCCCGAACTTCGCCATCGGTGCCGTGCTGATGATGCAGTTCGCCAAGCAGGCCGCCCGCTTCTACGAGTCGGTCGAGGTGATCGAGCTGCACCACCCGCGCAAGGTCGATGCCCCCAGCGGCACCGCGACGCGCACCGCCGAGCTCATCGGCGCCGCACGCGAGGAGGCCGGGCTGGGGCCGGTCCCCGACGCGACGACTGATGACCCGGGTGGCGCCCGGGGCACGCAGGTCGAGGGGGTCCCGGTGCACGCGGTCCGGTTGCGCGGGCTCGTGGCCCACCAGGAGGTCCTCCTGGGCAACGAGGGCGAGATGCTCACCCTGCGCCACGACTCCTTCGATCGGGTCTCCTTCATGCCCGGCGTCCTCGCCGGTGTGCGCGAGATCGGCAAGCACCCGGGTGTCACGGTGGGGTTGGAGCACGTGCTCGGTCTCTGA
- a CDS encoding ABC transporter substrate-binding protein produces the protein MSARSRSLAVAMAAASALALSACGGGGGGGGADSDEPIPIGIIADLTGATGDVGKPYNDGQLAYIDWRNSDGGIEGRQIEAKSNDYAYEVPQAEQLYKQYVNEGVVAIQGWGTGDTEALSQSVARDELPFISGSFAEPLTDPEEAPYNFVIAPTYSDQMRIALNWISEDSGGKSEVAVFHNDSPFGEAPVDDGKTWIADEDLGLGYEAYPMPSGSQNYVGLLSQAKKQGAKYIVIQNVASPAALVAKDIAAQNLDMKIVCLNWCANELFIDSAGAKAAEGHLLVQPFAPIAADKEGHQPLKEYAEANGMDPADIGTSWVQGWYAMHVMAEGIEAALKNGDDLTGPAIREALETMGPIETGGVVGNGTVEFSGDSHRGSSATGIYEAKDGKMVEMEAGASL, from the coding sequence ATGTCTGCACGAAGCCGTTCACTCGCGGTGGCCATGGCCGCTGCATCCGCCCTCGCCCTCTCCGCCTGCGGAGGCGGCGGCGGAGGTGGTGGCGCCGACTCCGACGAGCCCATCCCGATCGGCATCATCGCCGACCTGACCGGCGCCACCGGCGACGTCGGCAAGCCCTACAACGATGGGCAGCTCGCCTACATCGACTGGCGCAACAGCGATGGCGGCATCGAGGGACGCCAGATCGAGGCCAAGTCCAACGACTACGCCTACGAGGTGCCCCAGGCCGAGCAGCTGTACAAGCAGTACGTCAACGAGGGCGTCGTCGCGATCCAGGGGTGGGGCACAGGTGACACCGAGGCCCTCTCCCAGAGTGTGGCCAGGGACGAGCTGCCCTTCATCTCCGGGTCCTTCGCCGAGCCGCTGACCGACCCGGAGGAGGCGCCGTACAACTTCGTCATCGCGCCCACCTACTCCGACCAGATGCGCATCGCGCTCAACTGGATCTCCGAGGACAGCGGCGGCAAGAGCGAGGTCGCCGTCTTCCACAACGACAGCCCCTTCGGCGAGGCACCGGTCGATGACGGCAAGACGTGGATCGCGGACGAGGACCTGGGGCTGGGCTACGAGGCCTACCCGATGCCGAGTGGTTCGCAGAACTACGTCGGTCTGCTCTCCCAGGCGAAGAAGCAGGGAGCGAAGTACATCGTCATCCAGAACGTCGCCTCCCCCGCGGCGCTCGTCGCCAAGGACATCGCGGCCCAGAACCTCGACATGAAGATCGTCTGCCTCAACTGGTGCGCCAACGAGCTGTTCATCGACTCCGCCGGGGCCAAGGCGGCCGAGGGGCACCTGCTCGTCCAGCCCTTCGCCCCGATCGCGGCGGACAAGGAGGGCCACCAGCCCCTCAAGGAGTACGCCGAGGCGAACGGCATGGACCCCGCTGACATCGGGACCTCCTGGGTGCAGGGCTGGTATGCCATGCACGTCATGGCCGAGGGCATCGAGGCGGCACTGAAGAACGGCGACGACCTCACCGGCCCCGCGATCCGCGAGGCCCTGGAGACCATGGGCCCGATCGAGACCGGTGGCGTCGTGGGCAACGGGACCGTCGAGTTCAGCGGTGACAGCCACCGCGGCTCGAGCGCCACGGGCATCTACGAGGCCAAGGACGGGAAGATGGTCGAGATGGAAGCCGGCGCCTCGCTGTGA
- a CDS encoding DUF411 domain-containing protein, with protein sequence MVSTARAVTIRPDRPAARWVSRRGLLLLTGLGSMSLLAACGGDDRPGGGGDRPEGASAPPEGAGGEVDPARLAFTVHKDPTCGCCDGWVEHAEDHGFSITVEHQDSLEDVWSRHDISRDLQSCHLAVNPDGDVFVGHVAARFVLEYLADRPQGARGLSVPAMPVGTPGMEQGDQLDAYDVLLLTEGGSRVFATVTEASQQQLGA encoded by the coding sequence ATGGTCTCCACCGCACGTGCTGTCACCATTCGGCCCGATCGCCCCGCGGCCCGGTGGGTCAGCCGTCGCGGCCTGCTGCTCCTGACCGGCCTGGGGTCGATGTCCCTGCTTGCCGCGTGTGGAGGGGACGACCGCCCCGGTGGAGGGGGCGACCGCCCCGAGGGCGCGAGCGCCCCTCCCGAGGGAGCCGGCGGTGAGGTCGACCCCGCGCGGCTGGCCTTCACCGTCCACAAGGACCCCACGTGCGGATGCTGCGACGGCTGGGTCGAGCACGCGGAGGACCACGGCTTCTCGATCACGGTCGAGCACCAGGACTCCCTCGAGGACGTGTGGTCCCGTCACGACATCTCCCGGGACCTCCAGTCCTGCCACCTGGCGGTGAACCCCGATGGGGACGTCTTCGTCGGTCACGTCGCGGCACGGTTCGTCCTCGAGTACCTCGCCGACCGTCCGCAGGGCGCACGCGGTCTGAGTGTGCCCGCCATGCCGGTGGGCACGCCCGGCATGGAGCAGGGGGACCAGCTCGACGCCTACGACGTGCTGCTGCTCACCGAGGGCGGGTCCCGCGTCTTCGCGACGGTGACGGAGGCCTCCCAGCAGCAGCTGGGGGCCTAG
- a CDS encoding branched-chain amino acid ABC transporter permease: MAATATGIHHRSYTSELRLRATRAEYVRLGLMTVLLLVLPFVLDNFWLSQANLILIAVIGAVGLNILVGYTGQISLGQGGFLAVGAYSSAILSDRIGLPTPLAILVAVLLTAAVGTFFGLPGLRLKGLYLAIATLASQMIIEFVIRRWDWLTLDQGYLNVERLSFFGFEIGGREVFEQQWYWVLLVLAGLAVLTARNLFRTGLGRSFMAVRDQDIAAEAIGVNIPRAKLTAFAVSSAFVGLAGALTAHYSEVVSWEKFTLDVSILYLAMIIVGGLGSIAGAVYGAIFMTLLPELIRQLSLGVDDTLPFLADQLPAVRNAVFGLVIILFLILEPRGLDRIWQRIKDYFRFWPFRY; the protein is encoded by the coding sequence ATGGCCGCCACGGCAACCGGAATCCACCACCGCAGCTACACCTCCGAGCTACGGCTGCGGGCCACGCGGGCCGAGTACGTCCGGCTCGGTCTGATGACCGTCCTGCTGCTCGTCCTGCCCTTCGTCCTCGACAACTTCTGGCTCTCCCAGGCCAACCTCATCCTCATCGCCGTCATCGGCGCCGTGGGGCTGAACATCCTCGTGGGGTACACGGGCCAGATCTCCCTCGGGCAAGGAGGATTCCTGGCGGTCGGTGCGTACAGCTCCGCGATCCTCTCCGACCGGATCGGGTTGCCCACGCCACTGGCGATCCTCGTCGCGGTGCTGCTCACCGCCGCGGTCGGCACCTTCTTCGGTCTGCCCGGCCTGCGGCTGAAGGGCCTCTACCTCGCCATCGCCACGCTCGCCAGCCAGATGATCATCGAGTTCGTCATCCGTCGGTGGGACTGGCTGACCCTGGACCAGGGTTACCTCAACGTCGAGCGGCTGAGTTTCTTCGGGTTCGAGATCGGGGGGCGGGAGGTCTTCGAGCAGCAGTGGTACTGGGTCCTCCTCGTCCTCGCCGGCCTGGCGGTGCTCACCGCACGCAACCTCTTCCGTACCGGCCTCGGCCGTTCGTTCATGGCCGTGCGTGACCAGGACATCGCGGCCGAGGCGATCGGGGTGAACATCCCGCGGGCCAAGCTGACGGCCTTCGCCGTCTCCTCCGCATTCGTCGGGCTGGCCGGTGCCCTGACCGCCCACTACAGCGAGGTCGTCTCCTGGGAGAAGTTCACCCTCGACGTCTCGATCCTCTACCTGGCGATGATCATCGTCGGCGGGCTCGGCAGCATCGCCGGCGCCGTCTACGGGGCGATCTTCATGACGCTGCTGCCCGAGCTGATCCGACAGCTCTCGCTCGGTGTCGACGACACCCTCCCCTTCCTCGCCGACCAGCTGCCGGCCGTGCGCAACGCCGTCTTCGGCCTCGTGATCATCCTCTTCCTCATCCTCGAGCCACGCGGCCTGGACCGGATCTGGCAACGGATCAAGGACTACTTCCGCTTCTGGCCATTCCGCTACTGA
- a CDS encoding AMP-binding protein, which translates to MSDLPEDTFPRLLVGLAATRGDAVAMQEKQYGIWQPLTWSEYERRVHDTAHGLAALGVSRGEIIAVLGDNRPEWLVAELAAQSMGVAVVGIYPTSIGEELRHILSTSRARVVVAEDQEQVDKLLRLLEEEAPDGAEPLGIEQIVYYDPHGLEQYTDEILMEFTGLEELGRERAAQHPDWFTEQVAAGSAEDIAVICTTSGTTSRPKLAELSHRNLLAMAEHLTSIDPIDSKDRYVSFLPFAWIGEQMLAVACGLSRGLTISFPEDSSTQRSDLREIGPDVMFSPPRIWESMLSEVQVRIDEAGWLKRRVFGWGYGVGDKVAEMRVSGRKPGALLRATHVLADAVSTRPVRDQLGLTRIARCYTGGAPLGPDVFRFFHAIGVNLKQIYGQTEICGIAVVHRDDDVPFNTVGTPIPGTDMRISDDGEVLLRSDSVFRGYHRQPEETAKIVDAEGWLHTGDAGYLDDNDHLVIIDRAKDVLTASDGTRYSSAFIENKLKFSPYVEEAVVFPPGDGADGMTAMVIIDPATVGSWAENERLSYTTYTDLAGKPEVQELIAEEASRANEDLQEGIRVRRFVLLHKQLDPDDDEITRTRKVRRNVIADRYGDIIAALSRGDDTVEVRSRITYQDGSSTERVLQLDIFDLTTYSVPEGRGRRPVWSGRR; encoded by the coding sequence ATGTCTGACCTGCCCGAGGACACCTTCCCCCGGTTGCTCGTCGGACTCGCGGCGACCCGTGGCGACGCCGTCGCCATGCAGGAGAAGCAGTACGGCATCTGGCAGCCACTCACGTGGAGCGAGTACGAGCGACGGGTCCACGACACCGCGCACGGACTCGCCGCCCTGGGCGTCTCCCGCGGCGAGATCATCGCCGTGCTCGGGGACAACCGGCCCGAGTGGCTCGTCGCCGAGCTCGCCGCCCAGAGCATGGGCGTCGCGGTGGTCGGGATCTACCCGACCTCGATCGGTGAGGAGCTGCGGCACATCCTGAGCACCTCCCGCGCGCGGGTCGTGGTCGCCGAGGACCAGGAGCAGGTCGACAAGCTGCTGCGCCTGCTCGAGGAGGAGGCACCGGACGGCGCCGAGCCGCTGGGCATCGAGCAGATCGTCTACTACGACCCGCACGGCCTCGAGCAGTACACGGACGAGATCCTGATGGAGTTCACCGGGCTCGAGGAGCTCGGCCGCGAGCGGGCCGCGCAGCACCCCGACTGGTTCACCGAGCAGGTCGCCGCCGGTTCCGCCGAGGACATCGCGGTCATCTGCACCACGTCCGGGACGACCTCGCGACCCAAGCTGGCCGAGCTCTCCCACCGCAACCTGCTCGCCATGGCCGAGCACCTCACGAGCATCGACCCGATCGACTCGAAGGACCGTTACGTCTCCTTCCTCCCCTTCGCCTGGATCGGCGAGCAGATGCTCGCCGTCGCCTGCGGCCTCTCCCGCGGCCTGACGATCTCCTTCCCCGAGGACTCCTCGACCCAGCGCAGCGACCTGCGCGAGATCGGCCCGGACGTGATGTTCTCGCCGCCGCGGATCTGGGAGTCGATGCTCTCCGAGGTGCAGGTCCGCATCGACGAGGCCGGGTGGCTCAAGCGGCGCGTCTTCGGCTGGGGTTACGGCGTCGGCGACAAGGTCGCAGAGATGCGGGTCAGCGGCAGGAAGCCCGGCGCCCTGCTGCGGGCCACCCACGTGCTGGCCGACGCCGTGTCCACCCGTCCGGTGCGCGATCAGCTCGGGCTGACTCGGATCGCCCGCTGCTACACCGGCGGCGCGCCCCTCGGCCCGGACGTCTTCCGCTTCTTCCACGCCATCGGCGTCAACCTCAAGCAGATCTACGGCCAGACCGAGATCTGTGGCATCGCCGTCGTGCACCGGGACGACGACGTGCCCTTCAACACCGTGGGCACCCCCATCCCCGGGACCGACATGCGCATCAGCGACGACGGCGAGGTCCTGCTCCGCTCGGACTCGGTCTTCCGCGGCTACCACCGGCAGCCGGAGGAGACCGCGAAGATCGTCGACGCCGAGGGGTGGCTGCACACCGGGGACGCGGGCTACCTCGACGACAACGACCACCTCGTGATCATCGACCGGGCCAAGGACGTGCTCACCGCGTCCGACGGAACCCGCTACTCCAGCGCCTTCATCGAGAACAAGCTGAAGTTCTCCCCCTACGTCGAGGAGGCGGTCGTCTTCCCGCCCGGGGACGGCGCCGACGGCATGACGGCGATGGTCATCATCGACCCCGCCACGGTCGGGTCCTGGGCGGAGAACGAGCGGCTCAGCTACACGACCTACACCGACCTCGCCGGCAAGCCGGAGGTCCAGGAGCTCATCGCCGAGGAGGCGAGCCGGGCCAACGAGGACCTGCAGGAGGGCATCCGGGTGCGTCGATTCGTCCTGCTGCACAAGCAGCTCGACCCCGATGACGACGAGATCACCCGTACCCGCAAGGTCCGTCGCAACGTCATCGCCGACCGGTACGGCGACATCATCGCGGCCCTCTCGCGTGGTGACGACACGGTCGAGGTGCGCAGCCGCATCACCTACCAGGACGGCTCGAGCACCGAGCGGGTCCTGCAGCTGGACATCTTCGACCTGACCACCTACTCGGTCCCCGAAGGCAGGGGCCGCCGACCCGTCTGGAGTGGGCGACGTTGA
- a CDS encoding branched-chain amino acid ABC transporter permease has protein sequence MSTFINQLAYGLADGSILALAALGFVLIYKATGVINFAQGEFLLVGAYMFYTAFVVMDLPLVVAVLFGVVVATLIGVLVERLILRPMVGENPISIIMVTIGLSSLLKALVQAFYGTSPRSQPNLLPRGSVDILGASVPINRLAAIVIAAIVLTAFTVFFRKSRHGIAMRAVADDQQAAMTMGISVRRIFALAWALAAVSALIAGVLVGDISAVDNNIAAFGLLVFPVVILGGLDSVPGTIIGGLTIGLLKQFTAGYLDPGLATVIPYIVLVLILLVRPYGIFGETRIERV, from the coding sequence TTGAGCACCTTCATCAACCAGCTGGCCTACGGGCTGGCCGACGGGTCGATCCTGGCGCTGGCCGCCCTCGGATTCGTCCTGATCTACAAGGCGACGGGCGTCATCAACTTCGCCCAGGGCGAGTTCCTGCTCGTGGGTGCCTACATGTTCTACACGGCCTTCGTCGTCATGGACCTCCCCCTCGTGGTGGCCGTGCTCTTCGGTGTGGTCGTGGCGACCCTCATCGGTGTGCTCGTCGAGCGCCTGATCCTGCGGCCGATGGTCGGGGAGAACCCGATCAGCATCATCATGGTGACCATCGGACTGTCCTCGCTGCTCAAGGCACTGGTCCAGGCCTTCTACGGCACCTCGCCCAGGAGCCAGCCGAACCTCCTCCCACGCGGGTCGGTGGACATCCTCGGTGCCTCGGTACCGATCAATCGACTGGCCGCGATCGTCATCGCCGCGATCGTCCTCACCGCGTTCACGGTGTTCTTCCGCAAGTCGCGTCACGGCATCGCCATGCGCGCGGTCGCCGATGACCAGCAGGCCGCCATGACGATGGGAATCTCGGTGCGACGGATCTTCGCCCTGGCCTGGGCGCTCGCCGCGGTGAGCGCGCTCATCGCCGGCGTCCTCGTCGGTGACATCTCCGCCGTGGACAACAACATCGCCGCCTTCGGCCTCCTCGTCTTCCCGGTCGTCATCCTCGGCGGTCTCGACTCCGTCCCCGGGACGATCATCGGTGGCCTCACCATCGGCCTGCTCAAGCAGTTCACCGCCGGCTACCTCGACCCCGGCCTGGCCACCGTCATCCCGTACATCGTTCTCGTCCTCATCCTGCTCGTACGTCCGTACGGCATCTTCGGCGAGACCCGCATCGAGAGGGTGTGA
- a CDS encoding ABC transporter ATP-binding protein → MLTRAYQHSLRGSHLPAGETLLDVEDVTLRFGGVTALRGVSFSVTEGHIHSIIGPNGAGKSSLLNCISGLYRPQEGQIRLQTAAAPAADGTAGKTTTHQMTKLAPHRIARLGVARSFQNIELFHAMSVLENLMLGRHIHMDHSVLKSMLWFGPARRQEIRHRQLVEEVIDLLNLQAVRNHPVGSLAYGIQKRVELGRALCLQPSLLLLDEPMAGMNAEEKEDMARFVLDVHELADVSVVLIEHDMNVVMDISHRISVLDFGALIADGTPAEVMANPAVIEAYLGAEDEEDSHV, encoded by the coding sequence GTGCTGACCAGGGCCTACCAGCACTCGTTACGCGGGAGCCACCTGCCCGCCGGCGAGACGCTCCTCGACGTCGAGGACGTCACACTCCGCTTCGGCGGTGTCACCGCCCTGCGCGGTGTCTCGTTCTCCGTGACCGAGGGGCACATCCACTCGATCATCGGCCCCAACGGCGCCGGGAAGTCCTCCCTGCTGAACTGCATCAGCGGCCTCTACCGTCCGCAGGAGGGCCAGATCCGTCTGCAGACAGCGGCCGCTCCCGCCGCCGACGGCACCGCGGGGAAGACCACCACCCACCAGATGACCAAGCTCGCACCACATCGCATCGCGCGGCTGGGGGTGGCCCGTTCCTTCCAGAACATCGAGCTCTTCCACGCGATGAGTGTGCTGGAGAACCTCATGCTCGGCCGGCACATCCACATGGACCACAGCGTGCTGAAGTCCATGCTCTGGTTCGGGCCCGCGCGCCGTCAGGAGATCCGCCACCGCCAGCTCGTCGAGGAGGTCATCGACCTGCTCAACCTGCAGGCGGTGCGCAACCACCCGGTCGGCTCCCTCGCCTACGGCATCCAGAAGCGCGTCGAGCTCGGACGCGCCCTGTGCCTGCAGCCCTCCCTGCTCCTGCTCGACGAGCCCATGGCCGGGATGAACGCGGAGGAGAAGGAGGACATGGCCCGCTTCGTCCTCGACGTCCACGAGCTGGCCGACGTCTCCGTCGTCCTCATCGAGCACGACATGAACGTCGTCATGGACATCTCCCACCGGATCAGCGTCCTCGACTTCGGGGCCCTGATCGCCGACGGGACCCCCGCAGAGGTCATGGCGAACCCTGCGGTCATCGAGGCCTACCTCGGGGCCGAGGACGAGGAGGACTCGCATGTCTGA
- a CDS encoding AMP-binding protein: MPEPHPAGIWQVAPPSSWEEVADLISFDAPFADLWLPGERSGRWFVGGELNLSVNCVDRHLVDRPDRPAVHWEGEPGDRRTLTYAQLHEQVLALTAALRGMGVGRGDRVGLHLGWLPETVVIMLACARIGAVHTVLPTPLPVEPLGDRLELLDLKVLFTQDGAWRHGTVLPLKSRADDALLAGGSVQHTIVVRRTGMDVAWFEGDRWYHDLVAPARPGVATSPVGDPSAAASLPSDHPIAAIPLAHRGGRTVSILHGTATMLAGAVAVHRRLRTGGVFWCAGDIAWTVTQFHGIYGPLAHGDTVVMYEGTLDQPSQTRAWDIVARYGVESMVTTPSVVRTVRGWARELPEVSGLPSLRRVTTAGEPVDDELRSWLGQAFASREVDVVDAWGQLELGGIVQVAGGGGDDVDAVPDCGVDIVDAEGTPVAEGAAGEVVLRLPWAGTMVGIEGPQAAIAEAHWTRHPGSYATGDLAVRRADGRMDFLGRTDDVVSISGQLVSLPEVREVLADHPFVEVAAVASRKDPDLGRSLVAAVSLSAEVGPDPDLDGVAVELMDTVREVMGGLARPRAVLVLDHFGGGLGELELARAVALLATPDRAGAPRRVTWEQMVAAAGQ; encoded by the coding sequence ATGCCTGAGCCGCACCCCGCAGGCATCTGGCAGGTCGCCCCACCGTCCTCGTGGGAGGAGGTCGCCGACCTGATCTCCTTCGACGCCCCCTTCGCCGACCTGTGGCTGCCCGGAGAGCGGTCGGGACGCTGGTTCGTCGGTGGCGAGCTCAACCTCTCGGTCAACTGCGTCGACCGCCACCTCGTCGACCGGCCCGACCGGCCGGCCGTCCACTGGGAGGGGGAGCCGGGTGACCGGCGCACGCTGACCTACGCCCAGCTGCACGAGCAGGTCCTCGCCCTCACCGCCGCCCTCCGGGGGATGGGGGTCGGTCGCGGTGACCGGGTCGGCCTCCACCTGGGGTGGCTCCCCGAGACGGTCGTCATCATGCTCGCCTGCGCCCGCATCGGCGCGGTCCACACGGTCCTGCCGACCCCACTTCCGGTGGAGCCGCTCGGTGACCGACTGGAGCTGCTCGACCTGAAGGTCCTCTTCACCCAGGACGGCGCCTGGCGGCACGGGACCGTCCTGCCGCTGAAGTCGCGCGCCGACGACGCACTCCTCGCCGGCGGCTCGGTCCAGCACACCATCGTCGTGCGTCGCACCGGGATGGACGTCGCCTGGTTCGAGGGGGACCGCTGGTACCACGACCTCGTGGCCCCGGCACGACCCGGTGTCGCGACCTCGCCGGTGGGCGACCCCTCCGCCGCTGCGTCCCTGCCGTCCGACCATCCCATCGCGGCCATCCCCCTGGCGCACCGCGGTGGCCGGACGGTCTCCATCCTGCACGGCACCGCGACGATGCTGGCCGGGGCCGTGGCCGTCCATCGTCGCCTGCGCACCGGTGGTGTCTTCTGGTGCGCCGGTGACATCGCGTGGACGGTCACCCAGTTCCACGGCATCTACGGCCCCTTGGCGCACGGCGACACGGTCGTCATGTACGAGGGGACGCTCGACCAGCCCTCGCAGACCCGGGCGTGGGACATCGTCGCGCGCTACGGGGTCGAGAGCATGGTCACGACCCCGTCCGTCGTGCGGACGGTGCGGGGCTGGGCCCGTGAGCTCCCGGAGGTCTCCGGGCTGCCCTCGCTGCGTCGGGTCACCACGGCCGGCGAGCCGGTCGACGACGAGCTGCGGTCCTGGTTGGGGCAGGCCTTCGCCTCGCGCGAGGTCGACGTCGTCGACGCCTGGGGCCAGCTCGAGCTCGGCGGTATCGTCCAGGTGGCCGGAGGCGGCGGGGACGACGTGGACGCCGTGCCCGACTGCGGCGTCGACATCGTCGACGCCGAGGGGACGCCGGTCGCCGAGGGGGCGGCCGGTGAGGTGGTCCTGAGACTGCCGTGGGCGGGCACGATGGTCGGGATCGAGGGGCCGCAGGCGGCGATCGCGGAGGCGCACTGGACCCGTCACCCGGGGAGCTATGCCACGGGCGACCTCGCCGTGCGCCGGGCGGACGGGCGCATGGACTTCCTGGGGCGCACCGACGACGTGGTCTCCATCTCCGGGCAGCTGGTCTCCCTCCCCGAGGTCCGTGAGGTGCTGGCGGACCATCCCTTCGTCGAGGTCGCCGCGGTGGCCTCGCGCAAGGACCCTGACCTCGGGCGCTCGCTCGTCGCCGCCGTCAGCCTCAGCGCCGAGGTCGGGCCGGACCCGGACCTGGACGGGGTCGCCGTCGAGCTGATGGACACCGTCCGCGAGGTCATGGGTGGGCTCGCCCGCCCACGGGCCGTCCTCGTCCTCGACCACTTCGGCGGGGGGCTGGGGGAGCTGGAGCTCGCACGTGCCGTGGCCCTGCTCGCCACACCCGATCGGGCAGGCGCCCCGCGTCGCGTCACCTGGGAGCAGATGGTGGCTGCTGCCGGCCAGTGA